The Bradysia coprophila strain Holo2 unplaced genomic scaffold, BU_Bcop_v1 contig_70, whole genome shotgun sequence genome contains a region encoding:
- the LOC119083699 gene encoding uncharacterized protein LOC119083699 isoform X2 produces MDATQCFLVPMYLSRLLSAPFYCVNSRMDLVDFSDISIESILGFDDERVTKNDNNTDRENGAAASTTTPPTKTTREENNKSNRQDICQAPDDTNGCSDCENWRKKYKEMEKRFLKLSVCHSELTMKHKDLVRLLTTNAGSSDVTEQFIDRHISEDLDLVSTGTARAHSDTDSFVDQHTSADLAPVATGQNSSSIFKISSASAVGTDIFTDDEITNLKKIALTKNRDSTFILSCVQYAYKENLASLTSKTLKGTRGKYEVKEGKVITVKPPKDPLTPEKVARIQQLFIDRIARCKCVATESGERVNQLRFNELIANAVRTVTNKQAPQEVRSNQNADLNL; encoded by the exons ATGGACGCTACTCAG TGTTTCCTCGTGCCAATGTATCTGTCACGTTTATTATCCGCACCGTTTTATTGTGTAAATAGCAGAATGGACTTAGTCGATTTTTCAGACATTTCGATCGAAAGCATTCTTG GCTTCGATGACGAACGTGTGACAAAGAACGACAACAACACAGATCGCGAAAATGGTGCAGCTGCATCGACGACGACACCACCAACGAAAACTACACGAGAGGAAAACAACAAATCAAATCGGCAAGATATCTGTCAAGCACCAGACGACACAAACGGATGCAGTGATTGTGAAAATTGGCGGAAGAAGTACAAGGAGATGGAGAAACGGTTCCTCAAACTGAGTGTTTGTCACTCCGAATTAACAATGAAGCACAAAGATCTGGTCCGTCTTTTAACAACTAACGCTGGTTCGAGTGATGTAACGGAACAGTTTATCGATCGACACATATCCGAAGATCTGGACCTGGTGTCGACGGGTACCGCACGAGCTCATAGCGACACCGATTCGTTTGTCGATCAACACACATCCGCAGATCTAGCTCCAGTGGCAACAGGTCAGAACTCAAGCTCCATATTCAAAATATCTTCGGCATCCGCAGTGGGCACTGACATTTTCACGGATGATGAAATcacaaatctgaaaaaaattgccctcaCCAAGAACAGAGATTCGACATTCATACTCAGCTGCGTGCAATATGcctacaaagaaaatttagcaTCACTAACAAGCAAAACTCTGAAAGGAACCAGAGGCAAGTACGAAGTTAAAGAGGGTAAAGTGATAACTGTCAAGCCTCCAAAAGATCCGTTAACCCCCGAGAAGGTTGCTCGGATACAACAACTTTTCATCGATCGAATAGCCAGATGCAAATGTGTTGCTACCGAATCAGGAGAACGAGTTAACCAGCTAAGATTCAATGAACTTATCGCGAATGCTGTAAGAACCGTGACGAACAAACAGGCACCCCAAGAAGTGCGATCAAATCAGAACGCGGATCtgaatttgtaa
- the LOC119083670 gene encoding catalase-like — protein MHRTHTHTNKSGTSKMSKLLLCLIFVVYFTLSKCDENGYCTSVAEQLMCFKTTQDHTKKGDPLTTVQGQPIGDISNSKTVGKRGPVLLEDALLLKETAQFNRERIPARVVHGKGAGAHGQLSISSNFLEKYSKAAVFRNGSSNPVFVRFSQATSEPGTPDTVPNLRGFAVKVKTDEGIWDLVGNNMPVFIGRDGRLFTSITHSQLRNPRTHINDRNMAWDLLSLRNESTLFVLYSHSDLSTPKSYRHMPGFGVHTFRLVNDEGDHFFARFNWKTDQGIKNLTMQEALKLTAQNADYYVQDLYEAIAQGKYPTWTLTVQVLTPKQAKGLHFNAFDATKVWFTDEIPEHEVGKLTLNRNQDNYFAEVEQSAFDPANMPPGIEPSPDKLLQARLFSYLDAQYYRLGINFNQLPVNRPVNKVIANSYRDGFMVYENSGGMPNYNPNSFMKASAIPRYKDSAYRLGSDVVDRHEQPNDNFFQATKLYESFAETDKAHLAENLAADLKRVFPFIRQRALLNLKAVSTDLEQRVQQMLN, from the exons ATGCACCGTACACATACTCATACGAATAAGAGTGGAACTtctaaaatgtcaaaattattgCTGTGCTTGATCTTCGTGGTGTACTTTACCCTGAGCAAGTGTGACGAAAATGGCTACTGTACGTCAGTTGCTGAACAGTTGATGTGCTTCAAAACTACTCAAGACCACACGAAAAAg GGCGATCCACTGACGACTGTGCAGGGTCAACCCATCGGAGACATTTCCAATTCAAAGACGGTGGGAAAACGAGGACCTGTACTCCTGGAAGATGCTCTTCTTCTCAAGGAGACAGCTCAATTCAACCGAGAGCGAATACCCGCACGTGTCGTTCATGGTAAAGGCGCCGGTGCTCATGGTCAACTGTCAATTTCCTCTAACTTCCTGGAAAAGTATTCGAAAGCCGCGGTATTTCGAAACGGATCATCCAATCCGGTGTTTGTTCGGTTTTCTCAAGCTACCAGCGAACCCGGAACACCGGATACTGTGCCCAATCTTCGTGGATTCGCAGTGAAAGTTAAAACCGATGAAGGCATTTGGGACCTGGTTGGTAATAATATGCCAGTTTTCATAGGTCGTGACGGACGACTGTTCACGTCGATCACTCATTCGCAATTGAGGAATCCGCGAACACATATAAATGACCGAAATATGGCCTGGGACCTACTATCGCTTCGTAATGAATCTACGCTTTTTGTTCTCTATTCACACAGCGATCTCTCTACACCCAAATCATACCGTCACATGCCCGGTTTCGGTGTTCACACTTTTAGACTGGTGAATGACGAAGGAGATCATTTTTTCGCTCGATTCAATTGGAAAACCGATCAGGGAATAAAGAACCTGACGATGCAAGAAGCACTCAAATTAACCGCACAAAATGCGGATTATTACGTACAAGACCTGTACGAAGCCATAGCTCAAGGCAAGTACCCAACATGGACGCTAACTGTTCAGGTTTTAACTCCGAAGCAAGCTAAAGGCTTGCATTTTAATGCCTTCGATGCCACGAAG GTGTGGTTCACCGACGAAATACCCGAGCATGAAGTCGGAAAATTGACACTGAACAGAAACCAGGACAACTATTTTGCCGAAGTTGAGCAATCCGCATTTGATCCGGCCAACATGCCACCTGGTATCGAACCATCGCCAGACAAGTTGCTGCAGGCGAGGCTATTCTCATATCTGGATGCACAGTATTATCG ATTGGGCATAAACTTTAATCAACTGCCTGTCAACCGACCGGTAAATAAGGTCATTGCCAACAGTTATAGAGATGGCTTTATGGTCTATGAGAACAGTGGTGGTATGCCCAATTACAATCCGAACTCCTTCATGAAAGCATCAGCAATTCCACGATACAAAGACAGTGCATATCGGCTGGGTTCGGATGTAGTGGACAGACACGAACAACCGAATGATAACTTTTTCCAG GCTACAAAGCTGTACGAAAGTTTCGCTGAGACGGATAAAGCTCACCTGGCCGAAAATTTAGCAGCTGATCTTAAGAGGGTTTTTCCTTTCATCAGGCAGCGGGCACTTCTAAATTTGAAGGCTGTCAGCACAGACTTAGAACAAAGAGTTCAGCAAATGTTGAATTGA
- the LOC119083699 gene encoding uncharacterized protein LOC119083699 isoform X1 — protein sequence MKPTKSKKKPISETKPSSSIHNYFKTGPNESSRAPNVKSVYVDAVLNKLKSFDDERVTKNDNNTDRENGAAASTTTPPTKTTREENNKSNRQDICQAPDDTNGCSDCENWRKKYKEMEKRFLKLSVCHSELTMKHKDLVRLLTTNAGSSDVTEQFIDRHISEDLDLVSTGTARAHSDTDSFVDQHTSADLAPVATGQNSSSIFKISSASAVGTDIFTDDEITNLKKIALTKNRDSTFILSCVQYAYKENLASLTSKTLKGTRGKYEVKEGKVITVKPPKDPLTPEKVARIQQLFIDRIARCKCVATESGERVNQLRFNELIANAVRTVTNKQAPQEVRSNQNADLNL from the exons ATGAAACCaacgaaaagtaaaaagaAACCCATATCCGAAACCAAGCCCAGCTCCTCAATTcataattatttcaaaactGGTCCCAATGAATCTTCACGGGCGCCTAACGTAAAATCAGTGTACGTTGATGCGGTactgaataaattgaaaa GCTTCGATGACGAACGTGTGACAAAGAACGACAACAACACAGATCGCGAAAATGGTGCAGCTGCATCGACGACGACACCACCAACGAAAACTACACGAGAGGAAAACAACAAATCAAATCGGCAAGATATCTGTCAAGCACCAGACGACACAAACGGATGCAGTGATTGTGAAAATTGGCGGAAGAAGTACAAGGAGATGGAGAAACGGTTCCTCAAACTGAGTGTTTGTCACTCCGAATTAACAATGAAGCACAAAGATCTGGTCCGTCTTTTAACAACTAACGCTGGTTCGAGTGATGTAACGGAACAGTTTATCGATCGACACATATCCGAAGATCTGGACCTGGTGTCGACGGGTACCGCACGAGCTCATAGCGACACCGATTCGTTTGTCGATCAACACACATCCGCAGATCTAGCTCCAGTGGCAACAGGTCAGAACTCAAGCTCCATATTCAAAATATCTTCGGCATCCGCAGTGGGCACTGACATTTTCACGGATGATGAAATcacaaatctgaaaaaaattgccctcaCCAAGAACAGAGATTCGACATTCATACTCAGCTGCGTGCAATATGcctacaaagaaaatttagcaTCACTAACAAGCAAAACTCTGAAAGGAACCAGAGGCAAGTACGAAGTTAAAGAGGGTAAAGTGATAACTGTCAAGCCTCCAAAAGATCCGTTAACCCCCGAGAAGGTTGCTCGGATACAACAACTTTTCATCGATCGAATAGCCAGATGCAAATGTGTTGCTACCGAATCAGGAGAACGAGTTAACCAGCTAAGATTCAATGAACTTATCGCGAATGCTGTAAGAACCGTGACGAACAAACAGGCACCCCAAGAAGTGCGATCAAATCAGAACGCGGATCtgaatttgtaa
- the LOC119083916 gene encoding uncharacterized protein LOC119083916 produces MDQLNVSFEIDSDESITDLLNSTAESIHKLNVDTETLQENLISATDQFIDKIIIYYLRHLSLVGLEDLMELLNEQRKSFDRLPTHKKQILQMFRENREMIDVIYFIRCSKCDKIIEKNSENMERAVCCDTILKKTETNFFVYMPLEKQIVQSINRNWEAIKNFDTSNRDNDNISDAHDGDILKEVLQKYDDDDLNILSLCVNVDGANRFNSNSVSLWPIQFIQNYLPPEIRFLPHNVLVSGLLSTEGHFDFREYFLPIVRELERLEQEKIVMTIENVVYTFQPVVTHCAVDLPAKAKIQETKQFGGYNACSYCHIPGVQVSISCKTKNKKRKIKYGQENVQSKKVLQIRYPEGTDSFALRDEKDTLQKMIAASKCTNNAVDGIKDVSCLAALQHFNIVRSIGIDYLHGVLIGTEKQLINFFCDPSNSQSSYYITKKKRELLNKRILSIKPIREVNRKPRSLDMRSKFKASEYRSMLLYYLPVCLQGCLPDVYLQHFRILSAAIYILMKSEVPRKAIDETEIKLHRFVKQHQQLFGVESMVMNVHLLKHLAQDVRWLGPLWCHSTFPFERNNGVLLKKVNGTTDVLLQISSKYCLAKSIKQTARSKPKTNKKVLLGKSVKLVDPSLRVFNIESLKEIDLSNIELYVHKRINLNDTIFTSTSYTLPKRSVDYFVEATNDIVGKVRFYFESNSKVYAVIEEFEVIDNIAHILKVQPTNRNILVSVNQIEQKFIYMKVGFHEYIVLPPNPYEKE; encoded by the exons ATGGATCAACTtaatgtttcgtttgagaTCGATTCAGATGAATCGATTACTGATTTACTCAATTCGACAGCCG AGAGCATTCACAAGTTAAATGTTGACACTGAAACGCTGCAAGAAAACTTAATAAGCGCAACCGAccaatttattgacaaaatcaTTATTTACTACTTGCGACATCTCAGCCTCGTTGGTCTCGAAGACTTGATGGAATTGCTAAACGAACAACGTAAAAGCTTTGACCGGCTtccaacacacaaaaaacaaatcctACAAATGTTCCGTGAAAATAGAGAAATGATTGATGTGATTTACTTCATTCGGTGTTCTAAGTgtgataaaataattgaaaaaaattcagaaaatatggAACGAGCTGTATGTTGCGATActattttgaagaaaacagaaacaaatttttttgtgtacatgCCACTGGAAAAGCAAATTGTCCAATCCATCAACCGCAATTGGGAGgccatcaaaaatttcgacacATCTAACCGGGACAACGATAACATATCCGATGCACATGACGGTGATATTTTGAAGGAAGTGTTGCAGAAATACGACGATGACGATCTGAACATTTTATCATTATGTGTTAACGTTGATGGCGCGAACAGGTTCAATTCGAATTCAGTATCGTTGTGGCCgattcaattcattcaaaactaTCTACCACCGGAAATTCGATTCCTACCACACAATGTACTTGTGTCTGGTCTGTTGTCCACTGAAGGTCACTTTGATTTTCGCGAATATTTCCTCCCAATTGTGAGAGAATTGGAACGTTTGGAgcaagaaaaaatcgtcatgACCATTGAAAATGTAGTTTACACGTTTCAACCAGTAGTGACACACTGCGCTGTTGACCTGCCAGCTAAAGCGAAAATTCAGGAAACAAAACAGTTCGGAGGCTACAACGCTTGTAGCTATTGTCACATTCCCGGTGTGCAAGTTTCCATCAGCTGCAAGACCAAGaacaaaaaacgtaaaatcAAATACGGACAGGAAAATGTTCAGTCGAAGAAAGTGTTGCAGATTCGCTATCCGGAAGGAACTGATTCGTTCGCGCTACGTGATGAGAAGGACACGTTACAGAAAATGATTGCTGCATCGAAGTGCACTAATAACGCTGTGGATGGCATAAAAG ACGTTTCGTGCTTAGCAGCGTTACAACATTTCAATATTGTGAGAAGCATCGGCATTGACTATTTGCATGGTGTACTGATTGGAACCGAGAAGCAGctgatcaattttttttgcgatcCATCGAACAGCCAGTCCAGTTACTACATAACGAAGAAGAAACGAGAACTCTTAAACAAGAGAATTTTGTCGATCAAACCGATTCGTGAGGTGAACCGTAAGCCTCGATCATTGGACATGCGATCAAAATTCAAAGCAAGCGAGTACCGGTCAATGCTTTTGTACTACCTTCCGGTTTGCCTTCAGGGTTGCTTGCCTGATGTGTACTTGCAACACTTCCGCATTCTATCGGCTGCAATTTACATATTAATGAAATCGGAGGTCCCACGCAAAGCAATTGATGAAACCGAAATTAAGTTGCACCGGTTTGTGAAGCAACATCAACAATTGTTTGGTGTTGAAAGTATGGTCATGAATGTACATTTGTTGAAACATTTGGCACAAGACGTGCGGTGGTTGGGTCCGCTTTGGTGCCATTCAACATTTCCTTTTGAAAGAAACAATGGTGTCTTGCTCAAAAAGGTGAATGGTACCACAGACGTCTTACTTCAAATTTCTTCGAAGTATTGCCTGGCAAAATCCATCAAGCAAACTGCACGTTCGAAaccaaaaactaacaaaaaagttttacttGGCAAAAGTGTAAAGCTTGTCGATCCGTCGCTGCGCGTGTTCAACATTGAAAGCTTAAAGGAAATTGATCTTTCAAACATCGAGTTGTATGTCCATAAACGCATAAATTTGAACGACACCATTTTCACCAGCACATCATACACTCTACCGAAAAGATCAGTCGACTATTTCGTCGAGGCGACTAATGACATAGTTGGTAAAgtaagattttattttgagtcTAACAGCAAAGTGTATGCGGTCATAGAGGAGTTCGAAGTAATTGACAATATTGCGCATATATTGAAAGTGCAGCCGACAAATCGTAATATTTTGGTATCGGTCAACCAAATCgagcaaaaatttatttatatgaagGTCGGGTTCCACGAATATATTGTTTTGCCTCCGAATCCGTATGAGAAAGAGTAG
- the LOC119083672 gene encoding catalase-like codes for MSKLLLCSIFVAYFTLSQCDENGYCTSVAEQLMCFKTTQDHTKNGDALTTVQGQPIGDISNSKTVGKRGPVLLEDALLLKETAQFNRERIPARVVHAKGAGAHGQLSICSNFLEKYSKAVVFRNGSSHPVFVRFSQATSEPGTPDTISNLRGFAVKVKTDEGIWDLVGNNLPVFLVRDGRLFTSVIHASLKNPRTHLLDLNMLWDFQSLRNETTLLLLHIYSDLGTPKSYRHMDGFGVNTFRLVNDEGDHFFARFNWKTDQGIKNLTMQEALKKTAQNSDYYIQDLYEAIAQGKYPTWTLTVQILTPKQVKGLHYDPFDATKTWFSDEIPEHKVGKLTLNRNQDNYFAEVEQSAFDPANMPPGIEPSPDKLLHSRLFSYLDSQYYRLGINFNQLPVNRPVNKVIANSYRDGFMVYENSGGMPNYNPNSFMKASAIPRYKDSDYRLSMGPVLVDRYEQPNDNFFQATKLYESFAETDKAHLAENLANDLKSVFPFIRERALRNFKAVSPDLEQRIQKMLNK; via the exons atgtcaaaattattgCTGTGCTCGATCTTCGTGGCGTACTTTACCCTGAGCCAGTGTGACGAAAATGGCTACTGTACGTCAGTTGCTGAACAGTTGATGTGCTTCAAAACTACTCAAGACCAcacgaaaaat GGCGATGCGCTGACGACTGTACAGGGTCAGCCCATTGGTGACATTTCCAATTCAAAGACGGTCGGAAAACGGGGACCTGTACTCCTGGAAGATGCTCTTCTTCTCAAAGAGACAGCTCAATTCAACCGAGAGCGAATACCCGCACGTGTCGTTCATGCTAAGGGTGCCGGTGCCCATGGTCAATTGTCAATTTGCTCTAACTTTCTGGAAAAGTATTCGAAAGCCGTGGTATTTCGAAACGGATCATCCCATCCGGTGTTTGTACGGTTTTCTCAAGCGACTAGTGAACCGGGAACACCGGACACTATCTCTAATCTTCGTGGATTCGCAGTGAAAGTTAAAACCGATGAAGGCATTTGGGACCTGGTCGGGAATAATTTGCCGGTCTTTTTAGTTCGAGATGGAAGACTCTTCACGTCGGTCATACATGCGTCGTTGAAGAATCCACGAACCCATTTACTTGACCTGAATATGCTCTGGGACTTCCAATCACTTCGTAATGAGACTACACTCCTTCTGCTTCATATATACAGCGACCTTGGCACCCCCAAATCATACCGTCACATGGACGGTTTTGGTGTCAACACTTTTAGACTGGTGAACGACGAAGGAGATCATTTTTTCGCTCGATTCAATTGGAAAACCGATCAGGGAATAAAGAACCTGACGATGCAGGAAGCACTCAAAAAAACCGCACAAAATTCGGATTATTACATACAAGACCTGTACGAAGCCATAGCTCAAGGCAAGTACCCAACATGGACGCTAACGGTTCAAATTTTAACTCCAAAGCAAGTTAAAGGCTTGCATTACGATCCATTCGATGCCACGAAG ACGTGGTTCAGTGACGAAATACCCGAGCATAAAGTAGGAAAATTGACACTGAACAGAAACCAGGACAACTATTTTGCCGAAGTTGAGCAATCCGCATTTGATCCGGCTAACATGCCACCCGGTATCGAACCATCGCCAGACAAGTTGCTCCATTCGAGACTATTCTCCTATTTGGATAGTCAATATTATAG GTTGGGCATCAACTTTAATCAACTGCCTGTCAACCGACCGGTAAATAAGGTCATTGCCAACAGCTACAGAGATGGCTTCATGGTCTATGAGAACAGCGGTGGTATGCCCAATTACAATCCAAACTCCTTCATGAAAGCATCGGCAATACCACGATACAAAGACAGCGACTATCGACTGAGCATGGGTCCGGTTTTGGTTGACAGATACGAACAGCCGAATGATAACTTTTTCCAG GCTACAAAGTTGTACGAAAGTTTTGCCGAGACGGATAAGGCTCACTTGGCCGAAAATTTGGCGAATGACCTTAAAAGTGTGTTCCCTTTCATCAGGGAGCGGGCACTGCGAAATTTTAAGGCTGTCAGCCCAGATCTGGAACAGAGAATTcagaaaatgttgaacaagTAA